A window of the Zerene cesonia ecotype Mississippi chromosome 12, Zerene_cesonia_1.1, whole genome shotgun sequence genome harbors these coding sequences:
- the LOC119830701 gene encoding cationic amino acid transporter 4, giving the protein MPGARHKILGHVLSGFCHKMNRRKPIYGDSLDTPLNRCLTTFDITLLGIGHMVGAGIYVLTGTVARHMAGPATALSFLLAGITSTLAALCYAEFGTRIPRAGSAYAYTYVSIGEFWAFIIGWNIVLEYMIGAASVARAWSGYLDAMLDGAISNATISVTGELHETLLSRYPDVLAFLICIIASLILAVGVKTSAYINNGLTILNLLVISLVIFLGFYYADISNWSSKHGGFMPYGLSGVLTGAATCFYAFVGFDSISASSEEAKDPSRSIPTATILSMAVVGIGYILVAISLTLMVPYNTINPEAALPAALGAVHADWAKYAVAVGAVCGMTTTLLGSLFSLPRCLYAMSADGLLFGFLSDINNKSQIPISNLIISGFSSALIALLFDLEKLVEFMSIGTLLAYTIVSAAVIILRYRPAPPAEDKDFGIPQLESPGDREDSSATGTPGTDAGSSSSEMFEALTVGRLRPQYAWLEPLVGGRAPGSAVTSCVYVFALAAAALSAHNLLTKPTILWMIVPDVVLSLVIIGCLFIIWAHQQSPMRLPFRVPYVPLLPAASVMLNIELMINLNALTWARFAIWMTFGLLLYFLYGIHHSKLGEGVAGLLSRSNSNSHAGWGAVDKTSTLARRVGRLGRGSRSDDRKPIICDDELARRDP; this is encoded by the exons ATGCCTGGGGCAAGGCATAAAATCCTAGGACATGTCCTCTCAGGATTTTGCCACAAAATGAATAGACGTAAACCTATTTATGGAGATTCCCTGGACACACCGTTGAATAGATGTCTCACGACATTTGATATTACGCTATTAG gTATAGGACATATGGTCGGTGCTGGGATATATGTTTTGACAGGCACAGTAGCTCGGCATATGGCTGGTCCAGCCACGGCATTGAGTTTTCTCTTAGCAGGAATAACCTCCACTCTTGCAGCTTTATGTTATGCTGAATTTGGTACTAGAATACCTAGAGCTGGTAGCGCTTATGCCTATACGTATGTTAGCATTGGTGAATTCTGGGCATTTATAATCGGTTGGAACATTGTGCTTGAATATATGATTG GTGCTGCATCAGTAGCCAGGGCGTGGTCAGGCTATCTTGATGCTATGTTAGACGGAGCAATCAGCAATGCCACTATATCAGTTACTGGTGAACTCCACGAAACTTTACTAAGTCGATATCCAGATGTGTTGGcttttcttatttgtattatagcGTCACTTATCCTAGCAGTTGGTGTTAAAACTTCAGCTTACATTAACAATGGCCTAACAATTCTCAATCTTCTGGTAATATCTCTCGTAATATTCCTTGGTTTTTACTATGCTGATATTAGTAATTGGTCCTCTAAGCACGGCGGTTTCATGCCTTATGGTTTGAGTGGAGTTTTAACTGGAGCTGCTACTTGTTTCTATGCGTTTGTTGGATTTGATAGCATATCAGCTTCAAGCGAAGAAGCTAAAGATCCATCCAGATCTATCCCAACTGCGACAATTTTGTCTATGGCTGTTGTTGGAATAGGATACATTCTAGTGGCCATTTCTTTGACATTAATGGTCCcgtataatacaattaatccGGAAGCTGCATTACCTGCAGCCTTAGGTGCCGTTCACGCAGATTGGGCTAAGTATGCGGTGGCTGTCGGAGCAGTATGTGGAATGACCACTACGCTACTAGGCTCTCTGTTCTCCCTTCCCCGCTGTCTATATGCGATGTCGGCTGATGGTTTGTTATTCGGATTTCTCAGTGACATTAATAACAAATCACAAATACCAATTTCCAATCTTATTATATCTGGATTTTCTTCAGCACTGATTGCTTTATTGTTCGACCTTGAAAAATTAGTGGAGTTTATGTCTATTGGCACATTGTTGGCCTATACTATTGTAAGCGCAGCCGTCATTATCTTACGCTATCGACCAGCTCCTCCTGCTGAGGACAAAGACTTTGGAATACCACAATTGGAATCACCTGGAGATCGGGAAGATAGTTCAGCAACGGGAACACCAGGAACAGATGCAGGATCATCTTCCTCGGAg ATGTTTGAAGCTTTGACCGTGGGGCGTTTACGACCACAATATGCTTGGTTAGAGCCCCTTGTTGGAGGCAGAGCGCCCGGTAGTGCGGTCACCAGTTGCGTCTACGTGTTTGCGTTAGCCGCTGCAGCTCTGAGCGCCCACAATCTACTCACTAAGCCTACTATTCTTTGGATGATTGTACCAGACGTCGTGCTAAGCTTAGTTATTATCGGAT GTCTATTTATTATCTGGGCCCACCAGCAGAGCCCGATGCGGCTTCCGTTCCGAGTCCCTTACGTGCCGCTGTTGCCAGCTGCTAGCGTTATGCTGAATATAGAGCTGATGATCAACCTCAATGCTCTCACTTGGGCTAGATTTGCCATTTGGATGACTTTTG GCCTCTTACTGTACTTCCTCTACGGCATCCACCACAGCAAGCTCGGAGAAGGTGTGGCTGGTCTGCTCTCCCGTTCCAATAGCAACTCCCACGCGGGCTGGGGTGCTGTCGACAAGACCAGTACCCTTGCACGTAGGGTGGGACGTCTTGGTCGCGGAAGTAGGAGCGATGATCGCAAACCTATTATATGCGATGACGAATTGGCTAGGAGAGATCCGTGA